A portion of the Chloroflexota bacterium genome contains these proteins:
- a CDS encoding ferredoxin family protein: protein MAYVITALCLRDGACTEVCPVECIVPGKPVDEWPLYYIDPDTCIDCGACVPECPLEAIFPEDEVPSDYEAKGGEKLSMPAGTEGFDEVYDETDHNGEPVHLEHTKTLEAGEVVDLTPAIEWNRAFFEEGPGYEAMD from the coding sequence ATGGCCTACGTAATTACCGCTCTCTGTCTGCGCGACGGCGCTTGCACCGAGGTCTGCCCGGTGGAATGCATCGTCCCCGGCAAACCGGTCGATGAATGGCCGCTGTACTACATCGACCCCGATACCTGCATCGACTGCGGTGCGTGCGTGCCCGAATGCCCGCTGGAAGCCATCTTCCCCGAAGACGAAGTGCCTTCCGATTACGAAGCCAAGGGCGGCGAGAAACTCAGCATGCCCGCTGGCACCGAAGGCTTCGACGAAGTGTACGACGAAACCGACCACAACGGCGAACCTGTTCACCTGGAACACACCAAGACCCTGGAAGCGGGCGAAGTGGTCGACCTTACCCCGGCCATCGAGTGGAACCGCGCCTTCTTCGAGGAAGGCCCCGGCTACGAAGCAATGGATTAG
- a CDS encoding DMT family transporter, with product MVSEKRFFPVVVLTIGILAVSTASIFIRYAQEDAPSLVIAAYRLSIAGALLLFPMLKRHRETLRALSRRELALALVSGAFLAVHFATWISSLAYTTVASSVVLVTTTPLWVGLLSPLVLGESLTAPILVGMLATLVGGGLIGVGDACTGLTCNWGAAFAGGALWGDFLALMGAWAAAGYFLIGRRLRAKTPLLVYIGLTYGMAALVLDALVLVMHKPVTGYHAQTYLWFLLLALVPQLVGHTSFNWALRYLSAAFVAITLLGEPVGSTLLAYIFLHEVPTTLTLIGAILILGGIAVAALHEKKAPVPEAP from the coding sequence ATTGTGAGCGAGAAGCGTTTTTTCCCCGTGGTGGTGCTGACGATAGGGATTCTGGCCGTTTCGACGGCCTCGATTTTCATCCGTTACGCGCAGGAAGACGCACCTTCGTTGGTGATTGCCGCCTACCGTTTGAGTATCGCCGGCGCGCTTTTGCTGTTCCCTATGCTGAAGCGCCATCGGGAAACCTTGCGGGCGCTTTCTCGGCGTGAACTCGCGCTGGCGCTGGTGTCGGGGGCTTTCCTGGCAGTGCATTTTGCCACCTGGATTTCATCGCTGGCTTACACCACGGTGGCAAGTTCGGTGGTGCTGGTCACCACCACGCCGCTGTGGGTAGGCTTGCTTTCGCCGTTGGTGCTGGGGGAAAGCCTGACGGCGCCGATTTTGGTAGGGATGTTGGCGACGTTGGTGGGTGGCGGCTTGATTGGCGTTGGCGATGCCTGTACGGGATTGACCTGCAATTGGGGCGCAGCCTTTGCCGGCGGGGCATTGTGGGGCGATTTCCTGGCATTGATGGGCGCATGGGCAGCCGCGGGGTATTTTCTCATCGGGCGGCGTTTGCGGGCCAAGACGCCTTTGCTGGTGTATATTGGCCTGACTTATGGCATGGCGGCCCTTGTGCTCGATGCCCTGGTTTTGGTGATGCACAAGCCTGTCACGGGCTATCACGCGCAAACTTATCTCTGGTTCCTGCTTCTGGCGTTGGTGCCGCAGTTGGTAGGGCATACCTCGTTCAATTGGGCGCTGCGTTATCTTTCTGCGGCGTTTGTTGCCATTACCCTTTTGGGCGAGCCGGTGGGTTCAACGCTGCTGGCCTATATTTTCCTGCATGAAGTGCCTACGACACTCACGCTGATTGGTGCTATACTTATTTTAGGCGGCATTGCTGTCGCCGCGTTGCATGAGAAGAAAGCGCCGGTTCCGGAAGCGCCGTGA